The Aeromonas encheleia genomic sequence TGGCCTGGTCCTGCCTCGGTGGTGGACGGCTGTTCAACGATCCCGCCTATGGCCCGCTGCGCGCCGAGCTCGAACAGATCCGCCATGAGGTGGGTGCTGAGCACATCGAACAGCTGGTCTACGCCTGGGTGATGATGCTGCCGAGCCAGCCGCTGCCGCTCATCGGCTCCGGCAAGCGGGAGCGGATCGCCGCCGCTGTCGCCGCCGAATCCATCCAGCTCAGCCGCCAGCAGTGGTTCCGCATCCGCAAGGCCGCGCTCGGTTACGACGTGCCCTGACCCTCGCCGGCAAACCGCACAAACAAAAACGGCATGGAGTGATCCATGCCGTTTTGCGTTATCGAGACGATTCAACGATGGCGCTGGGGGCGACCACGAGGTGCATCTGTCTTCGGTTTGGCCTGATTGACTGTGATAGTGCGGCCGCCTATTTCGGTGCCATGCAATCCGGCGATGGCCTTCTCGGCATCCCCGTTGACAGGCATTTCAATGAAGCCAAATCCCTTGGACTGACCGGTATCGCGGTCGATGATGATATCGACCTTCTCTACCTCTCCAAATTGGCTGAACACATTTGTCAGTTCGTCGGCCGTCAT encodes the following:
- a CDS encoding RNA recognition motif domain-containing protein, whose translation is MTADELTNVFSQFGEVEKVDIIIDRDTGQSKGFGFIEMPVNGDAEKAIAGLHGTEIGGRTITVNQAKPKTDAPRGRPQRHR